The genomic DNA TTTCTTGTTTGAAGCAGGACTGAATCTGGGACCAAATTCTCCCATTCTGTAGCCGTTCTTTTTTATGCCATCACTCTTTCTTCCTATTTTTGCTCACAAATTACAGTAGCCAATATCCAATAACTCAAAATGACCTCTGTCAGGTGGTGGACATGCATATTGAATATAATATCCTTTACTAAAAGAGCAGATTCCTGTACAAGGACAGCTCCGATGCCACTGAGGTACCACAAGTATTTCTATTAGTTCATTGATAGATTTTCATGAATATCCATGTTTATTAATCAGTAAACAGTCCTTAATTCATTGAGTTCTCACTGCaggtttttttccttttcatttaagtactttttaaaaaaaaaatgggatttTAATTTTTCCTGCCTCCATGCAGCACCGTGATCTTTATCAGTATGTGTTATGTAGCCATTGTGTTCTCAGTCTAGTTCCTCTATGCATGAATTGATTATGCTGTGTTACGAAAGTCAATATGCATTCACAGTCCTTACAAGTTTCTTGTGCAAACTTGCTACtgatatatacacacagtatacacacacacacacacacacacacacacacacacacacacacacacacacacacacacacacgcgcgcgcgcgcacccCGGTCAaaaatttctgtttctgtgaatagTAAAAATTGTACAAAGTGGACTGATCAAAAAAAGTtgaagatgacattttttttaaatgtgaaagaAAGGTGCCATGTTTAGCTTTATTTTATCTCCATCTTTTATAGTTTCAAAggaacaaaaaaggaaaaggtccGATGCAAAGGTTTGGGCTTGCTCAGCTTTTAGTAACACCTCTTTTGGGACGTATCACGGCTTGCAGACAGTTTTGTAGCCAGCTGACAgtctttttattcttgtttgcagcatttttactATCCCCAGATTGTTGATGATGTTTAGGTCAggggactgtgaggaccactgcaAACTCTTCAGCTTGTGCCGCTTGAggtagtccattgtggattttggaTTTGAATGTGTTGAGGATCAATATCTTTATCCTGTTGTAGAAGCCATCCTGTTTTCATCATCAGCTTTTTTATAGACggtgtgatgtttgcttccattCTTCCCTCTTCCAGTGACATGTTCCCCTGacactggctgcaacacaaacCCAAGGCACTGTATGCTTGAGTTGGAGAGTTGttcttttcatgacattttgcACCTTGTTTCCTGCAAACATACGTTTGATCATTGAGCGCCAAAAGTTCTGTTTTAACTCCATCAGTCCACAGGACTTTTTTCCAGAATGAATCAGGCATTGCAAACATCTGATGCTGCATGACACagttttcttctgatgactcttccatgaaggtcatatttgtgcaggtgtaCAACAGTCTGCCACCACTCCAGAGTCATGAAGCTCTTTTTCAGTCAAACGTGGGGGAagtttttttaattacattacaaactgGAGCAACAACTACACTTTGCATGGGGttcaattattttaattgtcaGGGTGCTGAGCAGCTGCGTAGAGGAGTCCATGCTGCTGACTATTGGAACAAGGTCTAAGGAGTATAAAGTTTTGAACTTTGCATGGCCGTTCATAATGATGACTGTGAACAATCCACAACTTGTTCACTTTGCCCTTAATAGCAAGCTGATTGGTCTGAGACCTTCAGGGCAACTGAGAGCTAAATTtgcccaaacttttgcattgtgctcctttcctttctgtgtgtgtgtgtgtgtgtgtgtgtgtgtgtgtgtgtgtgtgtgtgtgtgtgtgtgtgtacatacatacatgtctatatctatatatatgttCATATAGATATCTATATGAATATACATGAATGATTTCAAAGGAATTTGAAAACTACTTAGAACTCTGAAACAGAGCGAGTCCATCCTGTATATATGGTATCTGACTGCCATGGCTTGTCACCATGGTTTAGTGATCTGTAAATAGCTGCTAACCTGTACAGGAAAGAGATCTTACCTCTCactcagtttgtgtgtaaaaatgctCCACTAGATTCCTGAGTGCAGTGTCTAATATTGAACTGTTATCTGTCTCCTTATCTTTGACTATACAGCATTTGCAGGGTTCCTACACATGTGGAAAGGATTATTGTGCATCATAATTTTTAACTGAAGTGTCATAGTTTTATAGATTAAAGGGAAAGCTCAGAGTATCTGCATATTAAAACAGAACTCCCAAACTTTCTTTAGATGGGAATAGGCAATATTTCAATCCTACCAAGTCTTTAACAGACAAAACTTGCCAAATTTGCAAGGTCTATCACTTATCACTATAACTCGGGGTGGGTGACATGACTTAAAATTtattgaaactttttttttttttttggttgcatTAGATTTCGGAATTACAAACATAAAAGGGATACTCCACTCAAAACATATTTCTACCTCGTTTCACTCCATTCACAGTGTAAGGGAGCACAGATGTGTTTATTGGCTCCAAGCAGGAATGGAAATGAGGCATTGGCCTACATGTGTTTTGGGAGGTGTAGCTTGCCCCATAATAAAGGTTAGTTAGtaaatttaatttcattcattcatacagaGTTAGACAAGGGTTAGGATGAGGCATCTCAACaacatttatttggcagaaaacccaaagtatattATATAAGTAGAACAGTCTGTGTACCACAGTGAATGTCTCAAGTATATTTATATACAGCAGCGACAGACACGCATACTGACACAGCACactgtaacaacaaaaaaactatCTGAGCTTGTGTTACAGAATGAAGTGTTGAGATAACCTTAGGTCTGGCTATGTGAGACTAGACATAAAGCAATGTGAAAAAATAGCTTTCCATGCCCAGCCCGTATATTCtggttatttaattggcttcatATGATGATTGGCTTTGTGTTGGTCCTTAAAGCAGTCCAATGGAAAATCATTAGCATGCACATATAGCCTCAgagttttccagttgttgtggagacatttccatcaagttCCACTGCGTCTTCACTTCCTCAGATGAtgggagtagatgaagacattgttgaaaaacaaatcagtgtcatagaaatcacaaaaaatatatacataagGTAAGATAATTCTTTATTAAGCCCGCAGTGGTGCAGTGATTCAGCAGCAAAGGGGACTGTTAAAAAAATGCTATTGAAAATACCTCACTGGCtagaaaaaaaaggtaaatgGAAGGAAAATTCCCCCAAAATGGGACATATAATCCCTACAGTTACAGGAGAAGCTGCTACATTTCTGAGTGAAGTCTGGGACCCTTAAATGTGGAATCTGCCAATTTTGAAATGATACTTCCTTGAAAAACACGCAGATTTGTTAAGAACCAAGCAGATATGGCAACCCTgaccagaaaccagagcagTGGAACTGGGTCCATTTGCTAATTTCAAATATAGAAGCCCAATTtacaatttcattttcaagttgAAAATTTTCAACAGATAAGTCCTTTAATTAAAACATTGACAGTGTACAGCTATGAGGAATGCACCAATCCATGTTTGTCTTTCCTGGTACCAAGATACCAACTTTGGTCTGTAATGACTGAGTGAACATAGACAATATTAGAAACATTGAATTTTTATAATTATGGCATCTGCCCATGCCCATATGGTGGATTGGACTGGTGTATTCCTAATGGATATTCCCTGCTTTTTCCTTTACTGAAGCTGCTCTCCTCGCCCAGCATAATAACTGCACAGGACTGGATGTGCACAACTCCCTTTCTGTATTTTGTACAGTCATCATGCCCCACTGCATAGATCATAGATTACACTACACGCCTAGGATGGTTCTTCAGTTCCAGTGACAGATGTTTGGCAGGAAAACAGTGCAGGAACCCTTGATGCAACTGTGGCCTCTCGCTGTTGTCTCTCAGGAAAGCCGCTCTCTGTGGCTCctctcctcagcctgctgccactATCTCAGCCTCTCAGCCCTCCCACAGTGGAGGAGCCAGTATACTGTACTTgacctgcacacatacacatacatgagTGTCAATATGTAAAAAGATATATCTGCATCAAGATACCAGGGAGTGTTAACACTGGAGATCTTTAACTGTGTTGTAAAGACTGTTTTATTCAAACCTACTGAGCTTGTGGAACAAAATGAAGGACAGTGTGTTGGTTTGTAGGATGAGGGATTACCAGAAAAGATAAAATTCTCATGTTTGCCTTTTTTAAACGCTACATAGCTCTGCTTTCCCTTCATCACTGCTGAGAGCTAAACAAAAACCAAGCAGGTTGTCTTGTTTTCATCATTCTCTCTCTGATGATATTTGGTCTTGTGAATCTAGAGCAACTACCTAGGCTAGCTAGCTTTGATACAGACTGTTTTGAGACTACATATAATTCTATTGAGTTCTATACACAAGGAAAACTTCTTTCCCACCATGTTTAGCATGCATGTGGATATACCACAgctgaaatgaaggaaataaatatttatataatCTGAAGTGAAACATGCTCTGTTgtggagtcttttttttttttttttttttttcagaaaataaCTAATCACGTTGTTTAGAGGTCAATGGGGAacatttctgtcatgttttaaaGGCTTCATTCACCCAAAGACACATCACACTGTTGACAGGGACTCTTTCTTTGGTAGAAAGTAGTTCCAAATATAACAATTGGCAGCATGTTTGATGGACAAACCAGGGCACCTACGTTGACCAGCCCCTTCAGAGTGATATCTGTCGGCAGTGTCAAGTTAATATCTTGCTGTCAAAATTATACTTAAAGTTGCAGAtaagaaccaacacaagttctACGTcatccccctccctctctgcactcATGCTCTGCCTCCAAGCCCCCAAAAATGTCACCATATTGGCAGGAAAGTGGGAGTATTGCAGGGCAAATTACTGCTAGCAGCTGATCTCTGTTGTATTTATAGAGGGAACATGGTGAATAGCTGTGGTTGGTTGGGTTATCAGAACAATGGGGGACAAGCTAAGGGGAGAGCACTTGAGCACGTCCTTAAAGATCCTGGAAGTTGACATAGATGGATTACTGCCATAAAACGGGCTAGAAGCAAACCCCACAAGCGACAGATTCTGCATATATAGCGTCCATTTGATATCAGGTAATGTCACAGAATACAGTGCTGACAATCATTAATatctcatttatttaacagGCTTTTATTGAggtttttgatcatttttattattcatttattgaaataacatttattcttcttcttcttcttcttcttcttcttattattattattattattattattattattattattattattattattcacattTGGAAGTGGAACCCTCTTGCCTTGTCTTCTCACATATGTATGCTTTACACAGTCAAAACAAGGGGTACAGCAGGAATCTGAATAGACTGATCCAAAATGGATGCTAATTAAGCACGGCTAAAAATAGGAAAACAAGCTGTAATTATGCTGTAGTATTTCCCCAATTCAATTGTTATGctcacagaaaaaagagaatgtGTGGAGTGCTGGAAATGATCCATATCCACAGCATATGTACAGGATTATCAATGTAAAAGAAGATGTAATGAGAACGAACGCATTGAGATTTGTCTGTTTAAACACTGTATAAGCTTGCTAACAGTGTATAACTCAGTCTCTATTTTCTCAAAAAACCACACACAGCCTCCATGTGAGCAATTCAAGTAAGTAGTTTATGTATATACTACATAGAGATGGACTTCCTTAGACCCACATGCTCTTCACAATGAATTACAGTACAGTCttgtttttcagtgcagcatAATATGCTTCTCTTATTAAGGATTAGGGTTTTTAAGTAAAAAATGTGGCCTCCAGATATCTGGGGAACTGGAGGAAGCCATTGCTCCAGACAAGGCAGAGCAGAGTGTATGGCTGTCAGTGTGATGTGTCACAGAATGAGTCAGAATTTAGTCAGGAAGAACTCACATGCAATCACATTGACTCATGAGAGCAATGATGCAATAAGAAATCAGATAACTTAGCAGAATTTGCAGAAGCTCTAAGCATGTAAAGGTGATTGTCAGTAAGCCAGAGCAGCAAGGAAGTGAATACTCCACATTGACTTCAGacttaaagacattttttaaagtcCAGTCTGGAGGATGGGGGGCAAACTGGCTGATGTAAAGGAACACTCTTGCAGGTCATGATGCAAAAATGACTTGTGAAGGTACGAGGAAAAAAGTCATTGTCATATGTGGAAAAATAATCAGTGTGATCAAAGCTCTTGTTTTACACAAGTTCCTTGTCTAATGGCAAAAGTTTTGAATTGTCAAATCCCACTTCACTTCCCAGTCTGTCTCCAAGAACTCCAGCAGCCTGTTCTTCAAATGCCGTCTAGCTAATTCAGAATAACACGCAGCTTTCAAAATAATcctgtttattttcatccagctaatttgattctttgaaaGCAATTTGAGAATTCATTTATTAATCCAGGCTGTAGTTAGTAACCCTGCACCCTTTTTTTGAGTGCTGATCACATGATTGAAATTACATGAGGTAGGTGTATTGGGAacactcccagcatgcactggagCAATAAATTCATGGACATGAGTCTCATTTTATGTGTGCTGATGACACAAATTGTCAGAAGCAGATTTTGGGCTGTTTATTATTCAGTGGAAAAGCACTAAATCATCTGCAACTTGTCCATAATGCAGCTGCAAGAGACTGTATTCATTGTCATGGCATACACTAACAATATATGCTTGTCATTTATCTGGTTTTACTTTTTACTGTATAATTTGATTACTGTCTCTCATGTCCtttgaaaaaacactttgtaaaatgttaataaaaacaactgaaaacatgtaCTTTTGGTTGTTTAAACCTAACCAAACGTTAGCCATCAAATCGGAGAAGATGATCtaaaaagtgctttaaaacaCACTGGGGCCCTGAGAAAAAGTAACCAtcaaacaaggaaaacaaaatgcctttttattaaatatttttttcttttttcatgagcAGACATTTTAGGAGAAGAATATTGAAATACCCCTCATTTTTTCCATTGTCGTGAAGAGAATCTCTCCTCTGTGGTTACATGAAATGGAACATGCTTATTTATGGTTTTGCAAGCTTCTACTTCCACtttttcaaaaaacacacaaccagCACAACCAACCACTTGAGATTTGTTTCTGTGGTGTGTAGTTCCTCACGGTTTACCATAAGTGTATGGCTGACTGAGGTAAGTGTACTACAACAGAGAATTGTCACTGTATGGTATTGAATTTGTATGTGGTAACCCAGCAGCAACGCCTCACTGACCTGAAAGCACATAGGGATAAAAATCTTAGCTGTCAACCCAGCTCTCCAGGTCATGATAGACTCTGTGTGCTGGTAAACTGGGATACTGAACACAGATCTGACACAGCCTTTCTCTCCAGTCAGTGTAGATTTTTATTCTGTGAGTTCGGTGCCACTGGAAGTACTTTTCATAggcctgcctgtctgcagccACATGCTTCAGATAGGCACCCAGATCTGCTGTGCTCTTGAAATCAGCCACATGGATAAAGGAACGAGGGGGAGCCAGGGCCTCATAGGTGGCCCTGCTTGGGCCAAGAACCACGGGCACGGCTCCTGTTTGAAAAGCGTTCCTCCAGAGCTTCTCACTGATATAGTCCTTCGCCTCAGAGTTCTCAAAAGACAGGTAAAAATTACAGTTTGCAATAGTGGGCAACAGCTTCCTCCTTGACAGGGGTCTCTTGTTCCACTTGCCATACACCTCAATGGGAATATGCTTCTTTAGACTTTGGTAAACATGAGACCGAGCCTGGTGAGGCCTATATTTGCTGACCACCCAGCTGACAAGGCAGGTGCGGTTTGGAACAGCCTGGAAGTCTCTCTCATCACCTCCTAACATGGTCATTCCATAAGGGATGTATATGTCTGCATCACGTCTGTAGCTCATCGTCCAGTTGAAGAGACCATTGAGCTGTGTAAGGTTTGCATTGTTGGCAGGGGGCTCCAGAGACAGCCACACCCAGTGCTGGGAGGCTGGCCGATCCTGGTGCAGGGGCAGTGAGGACAGTCCTCTGCTTAGCTCCTGATGGTGGAAGACAACCACATCTGCAGTGGAGTAAGCAGATTTGTTATCAGTGAGGAAACAGCGGCTGATGTTGTACATCTCAAGGCATTTGTTTCCACGGAGCTTGTAGGAGAGGCCAAATGGCCAGTGCCAAAGCAGGATGCTGATATTTCTCTGAAAAACATCTGGATGATATTTCTGTTGATAAACCTTCTGGCCCAAGAACCTGAAATAAAGCAGGGATGAGAAggaactgaggaggaggaggaggaggaagaggaaggcttGAGATCCAGATGTTGTCATGCTTGCCAGGTGCATTCCAGGTCAAAAGGGCACAGATCACTGGTATGGAACTCCTTAAGAGGAAGGAAGGGTAGATCAGAGATATTatgttgttttcatcagtgcAGGAACTGCAGGAGACGAggtgttaaaaacaaaaacattttttacagcAGAACACATCTAATTCTGTCTTATTCTTCTCCAGACAAGTGTTAGACAACATTCATTAGCTAGCTAATTTTGTTATGGGTTAATTacaagtgtttttatgtctttatgtctTTTATTGCAAGTATTTGATGTCTGTGACATCTAATGTGTCacagacataaataaataaataataaaacactttAAGAAAAGTACAGTAACCACTGTGTATTTGTTATGATATGGccaatttttttattttttattttttttagaaagttCTTGAGAAAAGACAGTCAATAAATGgaatatttgtttttacaaaGGGATAAAACTCAAGCAGAACATTATGGTGAAATCTGCACAAtgtcttcctgtcagtgttCAGAGTTTTCAGTAAGAAAAGTAAGTTCTGCTTCTGCTGGAGGTTTTCTCTGTTTAGGATTTCATCATTGGTTTTGCACTACTCAAAAAATACATCCTAATTCTTTGGACTTATTTGTATAAACTTTACTTCCTAACACCCCCACACCACAACTTGAACATTATGGGAATCATCAAATACTTCAACCAGTTGGCAGATCAAAATCATTTCTGACAATAGTGAAGCACAGATATATCAGTATGTTTTTGTacaaagtcactttctgataaGCATATTCTAGTATTATTCTatattatgtttttgtgtgggTTGATGATGAGGCAATGAAACTGACAGAGAGAGGTTTTCTAcagatgtttccctctgatGCTGGCTACACCACAATCTCCACATTATTTTAAGAACAGAACATTTTAGGAGAAAAAATATTCGGAATAAAAACTCTCAAAAAAAGACCTGATTTTTACACAGTTTCCATCACCCTGGGGACACATACAGCAGTCTGCACTCTATGAATCAGCAGTAAACACCCTGAAACCAACTTAGCAGGTggatttaaatgaaataaaattggTTGGCAGAGATGTTGGAACTTACCTGGGTGACCTGAGATCAGAATGTCTGTTGCCCGTAGAGTTTTATCCTACTTAACACATCCTAAATTCTAAAGGAAATCCTGCCCCCCTCAAATTTTTgactatcacacacacacacagacacacagacacacacacatgcacacacccagcCTCTCAGGGCAGGGTGTGACGGTTGATTTACAGCCTTAATCAGTGGCCAGCAGGAAGAAACAAATGGCAACCAAAATTGTAATTCAATAATAATTCAGTAATTTCACAGCAAGAAGTTTTAAAGGCTATTTTCATGCAAACTGACTTATGAAGTAATATCATCAAGATTCACTTAACCCTCTTAGTTGGTATATGAGGTTTTGGGCGCGTTTACGCTTAGTGTCATGGTTAGAGGTAGCAAAAACCGTTGCCTGTGACCACAGCCACCTATCACTGTGCAACTCTGCTTCACACTCATTTATTTACTTGTTAAACTGCTCATGCATATGCTGTTTGCAGAATTAGCACATCGGAGGGTGGCAGTAAAAAACTTTGTTGCTGATTTTAGATTTGTAAACCACAAGCTGgtcttcctgttcctgttcttGCAGCTGTAGAAGAAACGGGCACAGGGTAACAGCTCCTGTTGGCACATCATAACCGTCTCAACAAGCTGTCCCACCCTTGGCCTCCCAGTTCACATTTGGTTTTTAATGCATAAACTGATGCAAACCTGCTCCAACTCCATACACCTACAC from Chaetodon trifascialis isolate fChaTrf1 chromosome 6, fChaTrf1.hap1, whole genome shotgun sequence includes the following:
- the LOC139332811 gene encoding alpha-(1,3)-fucosyltransferase 7, encoding MHLASMTTSGSQAFLFLLLLLLSSFSSLLYFRFLGQKVYQQKYHPDVFQRNISILLWHWPFGLSYKLRGNKCLEMYNISRCFLTDNKSAYSTADVVVFHHQELSRGLSSLPLHQDRPASQHWVWLSLEPPANNANLTQLNGLFNWTMSYRRDADIYIPYGMTMLGGDERDFQAVPNRTCLVSWVVSKYRPHQARSHVYQSLKKHIPIEVYGKWNKRPLSRRKLLPTIANCNFYLSFENSEAKDYISEKLWRNAFQTGAVPVVLGPSRATYEALAPPRSFIHVADFKSTADLGAYLKHVAADRQAYEKYFQWHRTHRIKIYTDWRERLCQICVQYPSLPAHRVYHDLESWVDS